The Sorex araneus isolate mSorAra2 chromosome 5, mSorAra2.pri, whole genome shotgun sequence genome has a segment encoding these proteins:
- the EFNA4 gene encoding ephrin-A4: protein MRLLPLLRTLLWAALLGSPLRGGSGLRHPLYWNSSNPSLLRGDAVVELGLNDYLDIFCPHYEGPGPPGGPESFALYMVDWQGYQACRAEGPRAFKRWECSRPFAPLGPVRFSEKIQRFTPFSLGFEFLPGDTYYYISVPTGESPGQCLRLQVSVCCKESKSESAHPVGSPGESGTSGWRGGGAPSPLCVLLLLLFPILRLLRAL from the exons ATGCGGCTGCTGCCCCTGCTGCGGACGCTCCTCTGGGCCGCGCTCCTCGGCTCCCCTCTCCGCGGGGGCTCGGGCCTTCGCCATCCCCTCTACTGGAACTCCAGCAACCCCAG CTTGCTCCGAGGCGATGCGGTGGTGGAGCTGGGCCTCAACGATTACCTAGACATCTTCTGCCCCCACTACGAGGGCCCGGGCCCGCCGGGAGGCCCCGAGAGCTTTGCGCTGTACATGGTGGACTGGCAGGGTTACCAGGCCTGCCGGGCCGAGGGGCCCCGGGCCTTCAAGCGCTGGGAATGCTCTCGGCCCTTCGCCCCCCTGGGCCCTGTCCGCTTCTCAGAGAAGATTCAGCGCTTCACGCCATTCTCGCTCGGCTTCGAGTTCTTACCTGGAGACACGTACTACTACATCT cGGTGCCCACTGGAGAGAGTCCCGGCCAATGCCTGAGGCTGCAGGTGTCCGTCTGTTGCAAGGAGAGCA AGTCCGAGTCGGCCCATCCTGTGGGAAGCCCCGGAGAGAGTGGCACTTCGGGGTGGCGAGGGGgaggcgcccccagccccctctgtgtgctgctgctgctgctatttCCCATCTTGAGGCTCCTGCGAGCTCTCTGA
- the ADAM15 gene encoding disintegrin and metalloproteinase domain-containing protein 15 isoform X1 produces the protein MRLALLWALGLLGAGSPLPSRPLPNIGGTEEEQARPEGAWSGPSEVFPLGDHQELGQAEVLETHPPEALEIKLELEGESHVLELLPSRELVPGRPTLVWYQPDGSRVVSEGHSLGSCCFQGRVRGHAHSWASICTCSGLRGVVVLSPERSYALEQGHGDQAASPRISQIRGSLLPHHTCVRSRQGPVPSHVLTEPPSGQHRGRRRRDVVTETKIVELVIVADHSEVQRYPDPQQLLNRSLEVAMYVDTFFRPLNVRVVLVGLEAWTQHDLVEISQDPGVTLDNFLRWRQTDLLPRLPHDSAQLVTATVFSGPSVGLAVQNSICSPELSGGVNMDHSTSILGVASSIAHELGHSLGLDHDVPGNSCPCPGPAPAKTCIMEASTDFLPGQNFSNCSRRALERALQAGMGSCLFDQTSGQRALGSLCGNQLVEPGEQCDCGFPDVCTDPCCDYFTCQLRPGAQCASQESCCQNCQLRPAGWQCRPARGDCDLPEFCPGDSAQCPADIGLGDGEPCAGGTAVCMRGRCASYAQQCQALWGPGARPAAPPCLQAANTRGDAFGSCGHRPNGSYVACAPSDVICGQLQCQGGGAQPLLGAAAELRWETLDANGTRLNCSLAHLDLGSDVVQPLLALPGTACGPGLVCIEQRCQPASLLGAQKCSSRCHGHGVCNSDGNCHCEEGWAPPDCAAQSRATSSLTTGLLLSLLLLLVLVLLGASYWHRARLRQRLCQLKGPSCQYRAAQPIPPERPGPPQRTLLTPGAKASSGSFPAAPSRPLPPDPVRKRLQAELADRPNPPTRPLPADPVVRRPKSLGPTKPPPPRKALPTDPQGRRPSGDTPSPEAGFLPLVVPSRPAPPPPSASSLYL, from the exons ATGCGGCTGGCgctgctctgggccctggggctTCTTGGCGCGGGCAGCCCGCTGCCTTCCCGGCCGCTCCCCAATATAG GTGGCACGGAGGAGGAGCAGGCAAGGCCAGAGGGGGCCTGGAGTGGACCCTCGGAGGTCTTTCCccttggggaccaccaggagcTCGGCCAAGCTGAGGTGCTGGAG ACACACCCGCCTGAggcactggagatcaaactggagcTTGAAGGGGAGAGTCACGTCCTGGAGCTGTTGCCAAGCAG GGAGCTGGTCCCTGGCCGCCCAACCCTGGTGTGGTACCAGCCTGATGGCAGCCGGGTGGTCAGTGAGGGACACAGTCTG GGGAGCTGCTGCTTTCAGGGCCGGGTGCGAGGCCACGcgcactcctgggcatccatctgCACCTGCTCCGGGCTCCG GGGCGTGGTGGTCCTGTCCCCAGAGCGAAGCTATGCCCTGGAGCAGGGACACGGGGACCAGGCGGCTTCTCCCCGCATCTCTCAGATCCGTGGCTCTCTGCTGCCACATCACACCTGCGTCCGGAGCAGGCAGGGGCCTGTGCCCAGCCACGTTCTGACAGAGCCGCCCAGCGGACAACACCGTGGCCGCCGG AGAAGAGATGTGGTGACAGAGACCAAGATCGTGGAGCTGGTGATCGTGGCGGATCATTCTGAG GTGCAGAGGTACCCGGACCCCCAGCAGCTGCTGAACCGCTCACTTGAGGTGGCGATGTACGTGGATACG TTCTTCCGGCCCCTCAATGTCCGGGTGGTGCTCGTGGGCCTAGAAGCCTGGACCCAGCATGACCTGGTGGAAATCAGCCaggacccaggggtcactctagaCAACTTCCTGCGCTGGCGCCAGACGGACCTGCTGCCCAGACTGCCCCACGACAGTGCCCAGCTGGTGAC TGCAACCGTGTTCTCTGGGCCGTCCGTGGGGCTCGCCGTGCAGAACTCCATCTGCTCCCCAGAGCTCTCGGGAGGCGTCAACATG GACCATTCCACCAGCATCCTGGGAGTTGCCTCCTCCATTGCCCATGAGCTGGGCCACAGCTTGGGCCTGGACCACGACGTGCCTGGGAACAGCTGCCCCTGtccaggcccagcccctgccAAGACCTGCATCATGGAGGCCTCCACAGA CTTCCTGCCAGGCCAGAACTTCAGCAACTGCAGCCGCCGGGCGCTGGAGCGGGCCCTGCAGGCCGGCATGGGCAGCTGTCTCTTTGACCAGACGTCTGGTCAGCGGGCCCTGGGCAGCCTGTGTGGAAACCAGCTTGTGGAGCCGGGGGAGCAGTGTGACTGCGGCTTCCCTGAC GTCTGCACTGACCCCTGCTGTGACTACTTCACCTGTCAGCTGCGGCCAGGGGCACAGTGCGCCTCCCAGGAGTCCTGCTGTCAGAACTgccag CTGCGCCCTGCTGGCTGGCAGTGCCGCCCGGCCCGAGGGGACTGTGACCTGCCGGAATTCTGCCCCGGAGACAGCGCGCAGTGCCCAGCAGACATAGGCCTGGGGGACGGCGAACCGTGTGCGGGGGGCACGGCCGTGTGCATGCGGGGGCGCTGCGCGTCCTACGCCCAGCAGTGCCAGGCGCTCTGGGGCCCAGGGGCACGGCCCGCCGCACCACCCTGCCTTCAGGCTGCCAACACGCGGGGGGACGCGTTCGGGAGCTGCGGGCACCGCCCCAATGGCAGCTACGTGGCCTGTGCGCCCAG TGACGTCATCTGTGGGCAGCTCCAGTGCCAAGGGGGCGGTGCGCAGCCCCTGCTGGGGGCGGCCGCAGAGCTGCGATGGGAGACCCTGGACGCCAATGGCACCCGGCTCAACTGCAGCCTCGCGCACCTGGACCTGGGCAGCGATGTGGTGCAGCcgctcctggcactgcctggcaccGCCTGCGGCCCTGGCCTG GTATGCATTGAGCAGCGGTGCCAACCCGCCAGCCTCCTGGGAGCACAGAAATGTAGCAGCAGATGCCACGGGCATGGG GTCTGCAACAGCGATGGCAACTGTCACTGCGAGGAGGGCTGGGCGCCCCCCGACTGCGCTGCCCagagcagag CAACCAGCTCCCTGACCACCGGGCTGCTCCTcagcctcctgctgctgctggtcCTGGTGCTGCTTGGTGCCAGCTACTGGCATCGTGCCCGCCTCCGCCAGAGGCTCTGCCAGCTCAAGGGGCCCAGCTGCCAATACAG GGCAGCCCAGCCCATCCCCCCTGAACGCCCAGGACCCCCGCAGAGGACCTTGCTGACGCCAGGTGCCAAG GCCAGCTCTGGCAGCTTCCCGGCTGCCCCCTCCAGGCCGCTGCCTCCTGACCCTGTACGCAAGAGACTCCAG GCTGAGCTGGCGGATCGACCCAATCCCCCTACCCGCCCTCTGCCCGCTGACCCAGTGGTGAGGCGCCCCAAG tctctggggcccaccaagcccccacccccaaggaagGCACTGCCCACCGACCCTCAGGGCAGGCGCCCttctggggacacacccagtccAGAAGCTGGATTCCTGCCTTTAGTGGTACCCTCCAG GCCTGCGCCACCGCCCCCTTCGGCGTCCTCGCTCTACCTCTGA
- the ADAM15 gene encoding disintegrin and metalloproteinase domain-containing protein 15 isoform X4, with translation MRLALLWALGLLGAGSPLPSRPLPNIGGTEEEQARPEGAWSGPSEVFPLGDHQELGQAEVLETHPPEALEIKLELEGESHVLELLPSRELVPGRPTLVWYQPDGSRVVSEGHSLGSCCFQGRVRGHAHSWASICTCSGLRGVVVLSPERSYALEQGHGDQAASPRISQIRGSLLPHHTCVRSRQGPVPSHVLTEPPSGQHRGRRRRDVVTETKIVELVIVADHSEVQRYPDPQQLLNRSLEVAMYVDTFFRPLNVRVVLVGLEAWTQHDLVEISQDPGVTLDNFLRWRQTDLLPRLPHDSAQLVTATVFSGPSVGLAVQNSICSPELSGGVNMDHSTSILGVASSIAHELGHSLGLDHDVPGNSCPCPGPAPAKTCIMEASTDFLPGQNFSNCSRRALERALQAGMGSCLFDQTSGQRALGSLCGNQLVEPGEQCDCGFPDVCTDPCCDYFTCQLRPGAQCASQESCCQNCQLRPAGWQCRPARGDCDLPEFCPGDSAQCPADIGLGDGEPCAGGTAVCMRGRCASYAQQCQALWGPGARPAAPPCLQAANTRGDAFGSCGHRPNGSYVACAPSDVICGQLQCQGGGAQPLLGAAAELRWETLDANGTRLNCSLAHLDLGSDVVQPLLALPGTACGPGLVCIEQRCQPASLLGAQKCSSRCHGHGVCNSDGNCHCEEGWAPPDCAAQSRATSSLTTGLLLSLLLLLVLVLLGASYWHRARLRQRLCQLKGPSCQYRAAQPIPPERPGPPQRTLLTPGAKSLGPTKPPPPRKALPTDPQGRRPSGDTPSPEAGFLPLVVPSRPAPPPPSASSLYL, from the exons ATGCGGCTGGCgctgctctgggccctggggctTCTTGGCGCGGGCAGCCCGCTGCCTTCCCGGCCGCTCCCCAATATAG GTGGCACGGAGGAGGAGCAGGCAAGGCCAGAGGGGGCCTGGAGTGGACCCTCGGAGGTCTTTCCccttggggaccaccaggagcTCGGCCAAGCTGAGGTGCTGGAG ACACACCCGCCTGAggcactggagatcaaactggagcTTGAAGGGGAGAGTCACGTCCTGGAGCTGTTGCCAAGCAG GGAGCTGGTCCCTGGCCGCCCAACCCTGGTGTGGTACCAGCCTGATGGCAGCCGGGTGGTCAGTGAGGGACACAGTCTG GGGAGCTGCTGCTTTCAGGGCCGGGTGCGAGGCCACGcgcactcctgggcatccatctgCACCTGCTCCGGGCTCCG GGGCGTGGTGGTCCTGTCCCCAGAGCGAAGCTATGCCCTGGAGCAGGGACACGGGGACCAGGCGGCTTCTCCCCGCATCTCTCAGATCCGTGGCTCTCTGCTGCCACATCACACCTGCGTCCGGAGCAGGCAGGGGCCTGTGCCCAGCCACGTTCTGACAGAGCCGCCCAGCGGACAACACCGTGGCCGCCGG AGAAGAGATGTGGTGACAGAGACCAAGATCGTGGAGCTGGTGATCGTGGCGGATCATTCTGAG GTGCAGAGGTACCCGGACCCCCAGCAGCTGCTGAACCGCTCACTTGAGGTGGCGATGTACGTGGATACG TTCTTCCGGCCCCTCAATGTCCGGGTGGTGCTCGTGGGCCTAGAAGCCTGGACCCAGCATGACCTGGTGGAAATCAGCCaggacccaggggtcactctagaCAACTTCCTGCGCTGGCGCCAGACGGACCTGCTGCCCAGACTGCCCCACGACAGTGCCCAGCTGGTGAC TGCAACCGTGTTCTCTGGGCCGTCCGTGGGGCTCGCCGTGCAGAACTCCATCTGCTCCCCAGAGCTCTCGGGAGGCGTCAACATG GACCATTCCACCAGCATCCTGGGAGTTGCCTCCTCCATTGCCCATGAGCTGGGCCACAGCTTGGGCCTGGACCACGACGTGCCTGGGAACAGCTGCCCCTGtccaggcccagcccctgccAAGACCTGCATCATGGAGGCCTCCACAGA CTTCCTGCCAGGCCAGAACTTCAGCAACTGCAGCCGCCGGGCGCTGGAGCGGGCCCTGCAGGCCGGCATGGGCAGCTGTCTCTTTGACCAGACGTCTGGTCAGCGGGCCCTGGGCAGCCTGTGTGGAAACCAGCTTGTGGAGCCGGGGGAGCAGTGTGACTGCGGCTTCCCTGAC GTCTGCACTGACCCCTGCTGTGACTACTTCACCTGTCAGCTGCGGCCAGGGGCACAGTGCGCCTCCCAGGAGTCCTGCTGTCAGAACTgccag CTGCGCCCTGCTGGCTGGCAGTGCCGCCCGGCCCGAGGGGACTGTGACCTGCCGGAATTCTGCCCCGGAGACAGCGCGCAGTGCCCAGCAGACATAGGCCTGGGGGACGGCGAACCGTGTGCGGGGGGCACGGCCGTGTGCATGCGGGGGCGCTGCGCGTCCTACGCCCAGCAGTGCCAGGCGCTCTGGGGCCCAGGGGCACGGCCCGCCGCACCACCCTGCCTTCAGGCTGCCAACACGCGGGGGGACGCGTTCGGGAGCTGCGGGCACCGCCCCAATGGCAGCTACGTGGCCTGTGCGCCCAG TGACGTCATCTGTGGGCAGCTCCAGTGCCAAGGGGGCGGTGCGCAGCCCCTGCTGGGGGCGGCCGCAGAGCTGCGATGGGAGACCCTGGACGCCAATGGCACCCGGCTCAACTGCAGCCTCGCGCACCTGGACCTGGGCAGCGATGTGGTGCAGCcgctcctggcactgcctggcaccGCCTGCGGCCCTGGCCTG GTATGCATTGAGCAGCGGTGCCAACCCGCCAGCCTCCTGGGAGCACAGAAATGTAGCAGCAGATGCCACGGGCATGGG GTCTGCAACAGCGATGGCAACTGTCACTGCGAGGAGGGCTGGGCGCCCCCCGACTGCGCTGCCCagagcagag CAACCAGCTCCCTGACCACCGGGCTGCTCCTcagcctcctgctgctgctggtcCTGGTGCTGCTTGGTGCCAGCTACTGGCATCGTGCCCGCCTCCGCCAGAGGCTCTGCCAGCTCAAGGGGCCCAGCTGCCAATACAG GGCAGCCCAGCCCATCCCCCCTGAACGCCCAGGACCCCCGCAGAGGACCTTGCTGACGCCAGGTGCCAAG tctctggggcccaccaagcccccacccccaaggaagGCACTGCCCACCGACCCTCAGGGCAGGCGCCCttctggggacacacccagtccAGAAGCTGGATTCCTGCCTTTAGTGGTACCCTCCAG GCCTGCGCCACCGCCCCCTTCGGCGTCCTCGCTCTACCTCTGA
- the ADAM15 gene encoding disintegrin and metalloproteinase domain-containing protein 15 isoform X3 — translation MRLALLWALGLLGAGSPLPSRPLPNIGGTEEEQARPEGAWSGPSEVFPLGDHQELGQAEVLETHPPEALEIKLELEGESHVLELLPSRELVPGRPTLVWYQPDGSRVVSEGHSLGSCCFQGRVRGHAHSWASICTCSGLRGVVVLSPERSYALEQGHGDQAASPRISQIRGSLLPHHTCVRSRQGPVPSHVLTEPPSGQHRGRRRRDVVTETKIVELVIVADHSEVQRYPDPQQLLNRSLEVAMYVDTFFRPLNVRVVLVGLEAWTQHDLVEISQDPGVTLDNFLRWRQTDLLPRLPHDSAQLVTATVFSGPSVGLAVQNSICSPELSGGVNMDHSTSILGVASSIAHELGHSLGLDHDVPGNSCPCPGPAPAKTCIMEASTDFLPGQNFSNCSRRALERALQAGMGSCLFDQTSGQRALGSLCGNQLVEPGEQCDCGFPDVCTDPCCDYFTCQLRPGAQCASQESCCQNCQLRPAGWQCRPARGDCDLPEFCPGDSAQCPADIGLGDGEPCAGGTAVCMRGRCASYAQQCQALWGPGARPAAPPCLQAANTRGDAFGSCGHRPNGSYVACAPSDVICGQLQCQGGGAQPLLGAAAELRWETLDANGTRLNCSLAHLDLGSDVVQPLLALPGTACGPGLVCIEQRCQPASLLGAQKCSSRCHGHGVCNSDGNCHCEEGWAPPDCAAQSRATSSLTTGLLLSLLLLLVLVLLGASYWHRARLRQRLCQLKGPSCQYRAAQPIPPERPGPPQRTLLTPGAKASSGSFPAAPSRPLPPDPVRKRLQSLGPTKPPPPRKALPTDPQGRRPSGDTPSPEAGFLPLVVPSRPAPPPPSASSLYL, via the exons ATGCGGCTGGCgctgctctgggccctggggctTCTTGGCGCGGGCAGCCCGCTGCCTTCCCGGCCGCTCCCCAATATAG GTGGCACGGAGGAGGAGCAGGCAAGGCCAGAGGGGGCCTGGAGTGGACCCTCGGAGGTCTTTCCccttggggaccaccaggagcTCGGCCAAGCTGAGGTGCTGGAG ACACACCCGCCTGAggcactggagatcaaactggagcTTGAAGGGGAGAGTCACGTCCTGGAGCTGTTGCCAAGCAG GGAGCTGGTCCCTGGCCGCCCAACCCTGGTGTGGTACCAGCCTGATGGCAGCCGGGTGGTCAGTGAGGGACACAGTCTG GGGAGCTGCTGCTTTCAGGGCCGGGTGCGAGGCCACGcgcactcctgggcatccatctgCACCTGCTCCGGGCTCCG GGGCGTGGTGGTCCTGTCCCCAGAGCGAAGCTATGCCCTGGAGCAGGGACACGGGGACCAGGCGGCTTCTCCCCGCATCTCTCAGATCCGTGGCTCTCTGCTGCCACATCACACCTGCGTCCGGAGCAGGCAGGGGCCTGTGCCCAGCCACGTTCTGACAGAGCCGCCCAGCGGACAACACCGTGGCCGCCGG AGAAGAGATGTGGTGACAGAGACCAAGATCGTGGAGCTGGTGATCGTGGCGGATCATTCTGAG GTGCAGAGGTACCCGGACCCCCAGCAGCTGCTGAACCGCTCACTTGAGGTGGCGATGTACGTGGATACG TTCTTCCGGCCCCTCAATGTCCGGGTGGTGCTCGTGGGCCTAGAAGCCTGGACCCAGCATGACCTGGTGGAAATCAGCCaggacccaggggtcactctagaCAACTTCCTGCGCTGGCGCCAGACGGACCTGCTGCCCAGACTGCCCCACGACAGTGCCCAGCTGGTGAC TGCAACCGTGTTCTCTGGGCCGTCCGTGGGGCTCGCCGTGCAGAACTCCATCTGCTCCCCAGAGCTCTCGGGAGGCGTCAACATG GACCATTCCACCAGCATCCTGGGAGTTGCCTCCTCCATTGCCCATGAGCTGGGCCACAGCTTGGGCCTGGACCACGACGTGCCTGGGAACAGCTGCCCCTGtccaggcccagcccctgccAAGACCTGCATCATGGAGGCCTCCACAGA CTTCCTGCCAGGCCAGAACTTCAGCAACTGCAGCCGCCGGGCGCTGGAGCGGGCCCTGCAGGCCGGCATGGGCAGCTGTCTCTTTGACCAGACGTCTGGTCAGCGGGCCCTGGGCAGCCTGTGTGGAAACCAGCTTGTGGAGCCGGGGGAGCAGTGTGACTGCGGCTTCCCTGAC GTCTGCACTGACCCCTGCTGTGACTACTTCACCTGTCAGCTGCGGCCAGGGGCACAGTGCGCCTCCCAGGAGTCCTGCTGTCAGAACTgccag CTGCGCCCTGCTGGCTGGCAGTGCCGCCCGGCCCGAGGGGACTGTGACCTGCCGGAATTCTGCCCCGGAGACAGCGCGCAGTGCCCAGCAGACATAGGCCTGGGGGACGGCGAACCGTGTGCGGGGGGCACGGCCGTGTGCATGCGGGGGCGCTGCGCGTCCTACGCCCAGCAGTGCCAGGCGCTCTGGGGCCCAGGGGCACGGCCCGCCGCACCACCCTGCCTTCAGGCTGCCAACACGCGGGGGGACGCGTTCGGGAGCTGCGGGCACCGCCCCAATGGCAGCTACGTGGCCTGTGCGCCCAG TGACGTCATCTGTGGGCAGCTCCAGTGCCAAGGGGGCGGTGCGCAGCCCCTGCTGGGGGCGGCCGCAGAGCTGCGATGGGAGACCCTGGACGCCAATGGCACCCGGCTCAACTGCAGCCTCGCGCACCTGGACCTGGGCAGCGATGTGGTGCAGCcgctcctggcactgcctggcaccGCCTGCGGCCCTGGCCTG GTATGCATTGAGCAGCGGTGCCAACCCGCCAGCCTCCTGGGAGCACAGAAATGTAGCAGCAGATGCCACGGGCATGGG GTCTGCAACAGCGATGGCAACTGTCACTGCGAGGAGGGCTGGGCGCCCCCCGACTGCGCTGCCCagagcagag CAACCAGCTCCCTGACCACCGGGCTGCTCCTcagcctcctgctgctgctggtcCTGGTGCTGCTTGGTGCCAGCTACTGGCATCGTGCCCGCCTCCGCCAGAGGCTCTGCCAGCTCAAGGGGCCCAGCTGCCAATACAG GGCAGCCCAGCCCATCCCCCCTGAACGCCCAGGACCCCCGCAGAGGACCTTGCTGACGCCAGGTGCCAAG GCCAGCTCTGGCAGCTTCCCGGCTGCCCCCTCCAGGCCGCTGCCTCCTGACCCTGTACGCAAGAGACTCCAG tctctggggcccaccaagcccccacccccaaggaagGCACTGCCCACCGACCCTCAGGGCAGGCGCCCttctggggacacacccagtccAGAAGCTGGATTCCTGCCTTTAGTGGTACCCTCCAG GCCTGCGCCACCGCCCCCTTCGGCGTCCTCGCTCTACCTCTGA
- the ADAM15 gene encoding disintegrin and metalloproteinase domain-containing protein 15 isoform X2, with the protein MRLALLWALGLLGAGSPLPSRPLPNIGGTEEEQARPEGAWSGPSEVFPLGDHQELGQAEVLETHPPEALEIKLELEGESHVLELLPSRELVPGRPTLVWYQPDGSRVVSEGHSLGSCCFQGRVRGHAHSWASICTCSGLRGVVVLSPERSYALEQGHGDQAASPRISQIRGSLLPHHTCVRSRQGPVPSHVLTEPPSGQHRGRRRRDVVTETKIVELVIVADHSEVQRYPDPQQLLNRSLEVAMYVDTFFRPLNVRVVLVGLEAWTQHDLVEISQDPGVTLDNFLRWRQTDLLPRLPHDSAQLVTATVFSGPSVGLAVQNSICSPELSGGVNMDHSTSILGVASSIAHELGHSLGLDHDVPGNSCPCPGPAPAKTCIMEASTDFLPGQNFSNCSRRALERALQAGMGSCLFDQTSGQRALGSLCGNQLVEPGEQCDCGFPDVCTDPCCDYFTCQLRPGAQCASQESCCQNCQLRPAGWQCRPARGDCDLPEFCPGDSAQCPADIGLGDGEPCAGGTAVCMRGRCASYAQQCQALWGPGARPAAPPCLQAANTRGDAFGSCGHRPNGSYVACAPSDVICGQLQCQGGGAQPLLGAAAELRWETLDANGTRLNCSLAHLDLGSDVVQPLLALPGTACGPGLVCIEQRCQPASLLGAQKCSSRCHGHGVCNSDGNCHCEEGWAPPDCAAQSRATSSLTTGLLLSLLLLLVLVLLGASYWHRARLRQRLCQLKGPSCQYRAAQPIPPERPGPPQRTLLTPGAKASSGSFPAAPSRPLPPDPVRKRLQVNLAQGRWEAWRLASALIPVPCQRCSSFGDQGAPSPSDTLSPRSSKGLSWRIDPIPLPALCPLTQW; encoded by the exons ATGCGGCTGGCgctgctctgggccctggggctTCTTGGCGCGGGCAGCCCGCTGCCTTCCCGGCCGCTCCCCAATATAG GTGGCACGGAGGAGGAGCAGGCAAGGCCAGAGGGGGCCTGGAGTGGACCCTCGGAGGTCTTTCCccttggggaccaccaggagcTCGGCCAAGCTGAGGTGCTGGAG ACACACCCGCCTGAggcactggagatcaaactggagcTTGAAGGGGAGAGTCACGTCCTGGAGCTGTTGCCAAGCAG GGAGCTGGTCCCTGGCCGCCCAACCCTGGTGTGGTACCAGCCTGATGGCAGCCGGGTGGTCAGTGAGGGACACAGTCTG GGGAGCTGCTGCTTTCAGGGCCGGGTGCGAGGCCACGcgcactcctgggcatccatctgCACCTGCTCCGGGCTCCG GGGCGTGGTGGTCCTGTCCCCAGAGCGAAGCTATGCCCTGGAGCAGGGACACGGGGACCAGGCGGCTTCTCCCCGCATCTCTCAGATCCGTGGCTCTCTGCTGCCACATCACACCTGCGTCCGGAGCAGGCAGGGGCCTGTGCCCAGCCACGTTCTGACAGAGCCGCCCAGCGGACAACACCGTGGCCGCCGG AGAAGAGATGTGGTGACAGAGACCAAGATCGTGGAGCTGGTGATCGTGGCGGATCATTCTGAG GTGCAGAGGTACCCGGACCCCCAGCAGCTGCTGAACCGCTCACTTGAGGTGGCGATGTACGTGGATACG TTCTTCCGGCCCCTCAATGTCCGGGTGGTGCTCGTGGGCCTAGAAGCCTGGACCCAGCATGACCTGGTGGAAATCAGCCaggacccaggggtcactctagaCAACTTCCTGCGCTGGCGCCAGACGGACCTGCTGCCCAGACTGCCCCACGACAGTGCCCAGCTGGTGAC TGCAACCGTGTTCTCTGGGCCGTCCGTGGGGCTCGCCGTGCAGAACTCCATCTGCTCCCCAGAGCTCTCGGGAGGCGTCAACATG GACCATTCCACCAGCATCCTGGGAGTTGCCTCCTCCATTGCCCATGAGCTGGGCCACAGCTTGGGCCTGGACCACGACGTGCCTGGGAACAGCTGCCCCTGtccaggcccagcccctgccAAGACCTGCATCATGGAGGCCTCCACAGA CTTCCTGCCAGGCCAGAACTTCAGCAACTGCAGCCGCCGGGCGCTGGAGCGGGCCCTGCAGGCCGGCATGGGCAGCTGTCTCTTTGACCAGACGTCTGGTCAGCGGGCCCTGGGCAGCCTGTGTGGAAACCAGCTTGTGGAGCCGGGGGAGCAGTGTGACTGCGGCTTCCCTGAC GTCTGCACTGACCCCTGCTGTGACTACTTCACCTGTCAGCTGCGGCCAGGGGCACAGTGCGCCTCCCAGGAGTCCTGCTGTCAGAACTgccag CTGCGCCCTGCTGGCTGGCAGTGCCGCCCGGCCCGAGGGGACTGTGACCTGCCGGAATTCTGCCCCGGAGACAGCGCGCAGTGCCCAGCAGACATAGGCCTGGGGGACGGCGAACCGTGTGCGGGGGGCACGGCCGTGTGCATGCGGGGGCGCTGCGCGTCCTACGCCCAGCAGTGCCAGGCGCTCTGGGGCCCAGGGGCACGGCCCGCCGCACCACCCTGCCTTCAGGCTGCCAACACGCGGGGGGACGCGTTCGGGAGCTGCGGGCACCGCCCCAATGGCAGCTACGTGGCCTGTGCGCCCAG TGACGTCATCTGTGGGCAGCTCCAGTGCCAAGGGGGCGGTGCGCAGCCCCTGCTGGGGGCGGCCGCAGAGCTGCGATGGGAGACCCTGGACGCCAATGGCACCCGGCTCAACTGCAGCCTCGCGCACCTGGACCTGGGCAGCGATGTGGTGCAGCcgctcctggcactgcctggcaccGCCTGCGGCCCTGGCCTG GTATGCATTGAGCAGCGGTGCCAACCCGCCAGCCTCCTGGGAGCACAGAAATGTAGCAGCAGATGCCACGGGCATGGG GTCTGCAACAGCGATGGCAACTGTCACTGCGAGGAGGGCTGGGCGCCCCCCGACTGCGCTGCCCagagcagag CAACCAGCTCCCTGACCACCGGGCTGCTCCTcagcctcctgctgctgctggtcCTGGTGCTGCTTGGTGCCAGCTACTGGCATCGTGCCCGCCTCCGCCAGAGGCTCTGCCAGCTCAAGGGGCCCAGCTGCCAATACAG GGCAGCCCAGCCCATCCCCCCTGAACGCCCAGGACCCCCGCAGAGGACCTTGCTGACGCCAGGTGCCAAG GCCAGCTCTGGCAGCTTCCCGGCTGCCCCCTCCAGGCCGCTGCCTCCTGACCCTGTACGCAAGAGACTCCAGGTAAATCTGGCCCAGGGCAGGTGGGAAGCTTGGCGCCTAGCCTCAGCTCTCATCCCTGTTCCCTGCCAGCGGTGCTCTTCATTCGGGGACCAGGGTGCCCCTTCGCCTTCAGACACTTTGAGCCCCAGAAGCAGCAAAGG GCTGAGCTGGCGGATCGACCCAATCCCCCTACCCGCCCTCTGCCCGCTGACCCAGTGGTGA